A window of the Miscanthus floridulus cultivar M001 chromosome 14, ASM1932011v1, whole genome shotgun sequence genome harbors these coding sequences:
- the LOC136504784 gene encoding uncharacterized protein, which yields MDAGEVRHWNADVNGVSIHVAERGPEDGPAVLLLHGFPELWLSWRHQMAALAARGFRALAPDLRGYGDSSAPSDPAAYSIFHIVGDVIALLDHLQLTKVFVVGHDWGAQVAWHLCLFRPDRVRAAVVLGVPYFARHALPITEAFAAFGDGFYINQFQEPGRAESAFARYDVATVLKKFYSIQIDDLSAPPGVEIIDFLEASPSPLPWISEEDLGQYAEKFQKSGFTGPLNYYRMAETNWRLLAPWNEAKITVPVKFIAGDKDTGVQSFGIEKYIKSGTFKSIVPDLEVTIIEGHHFLQQEQAEMVNSEIISYLVKFTSQEPSS from the exons ATGGACGCGGGCGAGGTGCGGCACTGGAACGCGGACGTCAACGGCGTCTCGATCCACGTCGCTGAGCGGGGCCCCGAGGATGGGCCGGCGGTGCTCCTCCTCCACGGCTTCCCGGAGCTCTGGCTCTCGTGGCGCCACCAGATGGCCGCGCTCGCAGCCCGCGGGTTCCGCGCCCTGGCCCCCGACCTCCGCGGCTACGGCGACTCCTCCGCGCCGTCCGACCCCGCCGCCTACTCCATCTTCCACATCGTCGGCGACGTCATCGCGCTCCTTGACCACCTCCAACTCACAAAG GTGTTCGTGGTGGGTCACGACTGGGGCGCGCAGGTGGCGTGGCACCTCTGCCTGTTCCGGCCGGACCGGGTGCGCGCCGCCGTCGTTCTGGGGGTACCGTACTTCGCTCGTCACGCTCTCCCGATCACGGAGGCCTTCGCGGCGTTTGGCGATGGCTTTTACATAAATCAGTTCCAG GAGCCTGGAAGAGCTGAAAGCGCATTTGCTCGTTATGATGTTGCGACTGTCCTAAAAAAGTTCTATTCCATTCAAATAGATGATCTCAGTGCTCCTCCTGGAGTAGAGATCATAGACTTTCTCGaggcatctccatcaccacttccTTGGATCAGTGAGGAAGATCTGGGCCAGTATGCTGAAAAGTTTCAGAAGTCTGGGTTCACTGGACCCCTCAACTACTACCGCATGGCGGAGAC GAATTGGAGACTTCTTGCACCCTGGAACGAAGCCAAGATTACAGTGCCTGTGAAGTTCATAGCTGGTGATAAGGACACCGGTGTCCAGTCCTTTGGGATTGAGAAGTACATCAAGAGCGGGACATTCAAGTCCATTGTTCCAGATCTTGAAGTCACTATCATTGAAGGTCACCATTTTCTCCAGCAAGAGCAGGCCGAGATGGTGAATTCGGAGATAATTTCCTACCTCGTCAAGTTTACTAGCCAGGAGCCATCATCTTGA